Proteins from a genomic interval of Helicoverpa zea isolate HzStark_Cry1AcR chromosome 13, ilHelZeax1.1, whole genome shotgun sequence:
- the LOC124635940 gene encoding uncharacterized protein LOC124635940 isoform X2, whose protein sequence is MEVERLNSGASYNTIDIFDEYVDEVPVETETASSMLVPPEPASSVPVPTEPASSMLTQQQPEQAAPRRRRRRRRQEMDADPDDQSTLRTATDMLQNIEVASANATNRLAAAIETLAARLSEPIRIVLEQPASTPRRRRQRVHRRNRIIIDSDSD, encoded by the exons ATGGAGGTAGAGCGGTTGAATTCGGGGGCCTCATATAACACAATCGATATATTCGATGAATATGTTGATGAGGTCCCCGTAGAGACAGAGACTGCAAGCTCTATGCTTGTACCGCCAGAGCCTGCAAGCTCTGTGCCGGTACCAACAGAGCCTGCAAGCTCTATGCTTACCCAGCAGCAGCCAGAACAAGCTGCTCCGCGGCGACGTCGTCGTCGGCGGCGTCAAGAAATGGATGCTG atccTGACGATCAATCAACACTTCGCACTGCCACCGATATGCTGCAAAACATTGAGGTGGCCAGTGCGAATGCTACGAATAGGCTTGCTGCAGCCATAGAAACCCTTGCGGCAAGGCTTAGTGAGCCTATTCGTATAGTGCTGGAGCAGCCAGCATCCACACCGAGACGACGTCGACAACGG GTACATAGAAGGAACAGGATTATTATTGATTCAGATAgtgattaa
- the LOC124635847 gene encoding putative nuclease HARBI1: MRPSLPRLRWRILALANAQDRRRFLNRRRKYRAFARATVNAMSDIPGAEFIRTFRLDKSEVRALTVLLTPILRTQRRKDGISPNLKILTALSFYATGSYQTLVGQNGLLNVVQTTVSRAVREVTEALNDPHIFRNNVVWPLQIQDRNRIKAQFLKFGIPGVFCCIDGTHIAILRPAIHEERYFNRKGYHSLNVMIICDADLNIMCVDASSPGSAHDSSVWQSHPICNKMKELSNAGEQMFLLGDSGYPLRVNMMTPILNTVEGTPEHNYYKLHVTARNTVERCIGVLKARFRCLKAERALHYDPITAGKIINACCVLHNIANKRRLPIALLTPAEQDFVQSRQPIQIEIGAEDSSRQFNPDLQRGRQLQRALIEKLWRERNS; the protein is encoded by the exons atgcgACCATCATTGCCGAGATTACGCTGGCGTATTTTAGCTTTGGCTAATGCGCAAGATCGACGGCGATTTTTAAATCGGCGCCGCAAATATCGGGCATTCGCGCGAGCCACGGTGAATGCCATGTCGGATATCCCAGGTGCGGAATTTATCAGAACATTTCGCCTGGATAAATCCGAAGTGAGAGCCCTAACGGTGCTGCTCACTCCGATATTAAGGACACAGCGGAGAAAAGACGGAATTTCCCCTAATTTAAAG ATACTGACTGCTCTGTCGTTTTATGCGACAGGCTCGTATCAGACCCTTGTTGGCCAAAATGGGTTGTTGAATGTGGTTCAGACCACTGTTTCAAGGGCTGTGAGAGAAGTGACTGAGGCACTCAACGACCCACATATATTTAGGAATAATGTGGTCTGGCCGCTGCAAATTCAAGATCGAAACAGAATAAAGGCACA GTTCTTAAAGTTTGGGATTCCTGGAGTGTTTTGCTGTATAGATGGCACTCATATAGCTATCCTGAGACCTGCCATCCACGAAGAGCGGTACTTTAATCGGAAGGGGTACCATTCACTAAATGTTATGATT ATTTGTGATGctgatttaaatattatgtgtgtGGATGCGAGCAGCCCTGGGTCAGCCCATGACTCTAGCGTGTGGCAGAGTCATCCCatatgtaataaaatgaaaGAGTTATCTAATGCTGGGGAGCAGATGTTTTTATTGG gtGATAGTGGATATCCACTACGGGTTAATATGATGACCCCAATATTAAACACTGTGGAGGGCACTCCTGAACATAATTACTATAAGTTACACGTAACGGCACGCAACACCGTAGAGCGCTGTATTGGAGTACTGAAAGCTCGATTCAG gtgCCTAAAAGCTGAGCGAGCCCTCCACTACGATCCAATAACTGCTGGGAAAATAATAAACGCTTGCTGCGTCTTGCACAAtattgct aacaaaagACGACTGCCAATAGCACTACTTACACCTGCAGAACAAGACTTTGTGCAGAGCAGACAGCCAATTCAA ATAGAAATTGGTGCAGAAGACTCCAGTCGGCAGTTCAACCCTGATCTTCAACGGGGACGACAACTGCAACGGGCGCTTATTGAGAAGTTGTGGAGGGAACGAaattcttga
- the LOC124635940 gene encoding uncharacterized protein LOC124635940 isoform X1, whose protein sequence is MQFWAEMWMNPYQEFGTTPLLTDEVPVLNLGFIEMEVERLNSGASYNTIDIFDEYVDEVPVETETASSMLVPPEPASSVPVPTEPASSMLTQQQPEQAAPRRRRRRRRQEMDADPDDQSTLRTATDMLQNIEVASANATNRLAAAIETLAARLSEPIRIVLEQPASTPRRRRQRVHRRNRIIIDSDSD, encoded by the exons ATGCAATTTTGGGCCGAGATGTGGATGAACCCATACCAGGAGTTCGGCACAACCCCTTTATT AACTGATGAAGTACCGGTGCTCAATCTGGG ATTCATTGAAATGGAGGTAGAGCGGTTGAATTCGGGGGCCTCATATAACACAATCGATATATTCGATGAATATGTTGATGAGGTCCCCGTAGAGACAGAGACTGCAAGCTCTATGCTTGTACCGCCAGAGCCTGCAAGCTCTGTGCCGGTACCAACAGAGCCTGCAAGCTCTATGCTTACCCAGCAGCAGCCAGAACAAGCTGCTCCGCGGCGACGTCGTCGTCGGCGGCGTCAAGAAATGGATGCTG atccTGACGATCAATCAACACTTCGCACTGCCACCGATATGCTGCAAAACATTGAGGTGGCCAGTGCGAATGCTACGAATAGGCTTGCTGCAGCCATAGAAACCCTTGCGGCAAGGCTTAGTGAGCCTATTCGTATAGTGCTGGAGCAGCCAGCATCCACACCGAGACGACGTCGACAACGG GTACATAGAAGGAACAGGATTATTATTGATTCAGATAgtgattaa